Part of the Gammaproteobacteria bacterium genome is shown below.
GTTGGCATCGGGGATGGCACGGTCCATGATCAGCGCGGTGGCCAGTGGGGTAATCATGCCCAGCAGGGTCGTCACCATCGCCAGGCTCAGAACGAACGCCAGGTCACCTATTCGACCCCTCAATGCGAATCTCAAGAGGTCGCGGGGTTTTCGCGCCTCATCGGGCAGGCGGCGATAAAGCATGAAGGCCTGTGGTGAAAGTGCGGCGGCGGTCTCGGCGTCCACCGGGGCGCGGTTACCGGTATCCGGATCGACGATCTCGTATCCACGAGATTCCGTGCGCAACAGGGCCACGGGTCGCCGCGGCTGATCGATCTCCCCCACCAAGGGGCCGCAGTCGCTTCGCCACCACTCCCCCGAGAGCAGGACGTTTCGAAACCGGAAATGGGAGGCGCGCGCAATCCCCTCGATAGGGTGTCTCGAAGCCCCCTGGACCTCCGAGCGCCCGGGTGCGCGGACCTCCATACCCAGTGCTTCTCCAACCAGGCGCGCGGCGCCGAGCAGCCCGCCTTCCGCCGCACGGGCAGTAACACCCGGGTTGAGCACGTTTGCCATGCTGCCCACAGCGGTTTCCACGGCCTGCCGTTCCCTGTGTGAGCGATCGCTCAGCCGCTGGCGTTCATTTTCGTACTCGGAGGCCTCCAGTTGCTGCAAGCGTGCCTGGAACAACCGGTTGAACGATGCCAGACCCTGGAGCAGGTGGTTCCGGTCCTCCACGTCCAGCGCTTCCTTTCGGCGGACGAGAAGCCGTACCGGACCCTCTGTGATGACCCAGATCGACGAACCCAGCGGCGTGAAGTGGGGTAGCTTGCCGAGACGTAGGGCGGGCATGCCCAGCAGTTGCAGGACACCTTCATCGAGCTGCACCCAGCGGACGGTCTCGCGAGGTGGACGAAGCGCTATACCGGGTGGAATGGCGAATTTGCCGTGCTCAGGGAACGTCTCCGAGAACGGCGCGAGCAGACCCGATGCGCAAAAACCGGACAAGTTCTCGACCCAACCTTCGATGGCATTCACGAGCGGTACCCCGACCAGCGCCATTGCCTCTTCGACGCGGTCGAGGGGGATTTCATACAGGGTCAATGGATCGATCGACAAAACGATCACCCGGCTGCGCGAATTCTGATGTTCGTCGGAAACGGCAAACAAAGGCGTTCCGGGGGCTGCCCGGAACACCATTCGCCGTCGTCCCACAGCCAGGCCCCGTTCGACTCTCGAGGTCAGAACGGCGGCGGAACCGGCGACAACAAGCCACATCGAACGGGGATTCTCGAGGACCAGGGGGTGGTGTCCGCGCACGTGAACGACGCGGCCGCCGATGGCGGTCAGTAGGTCCCTGTCGATTTCCGTATCAGGCATATTTGGCCACCGCTTCGCCACCACCCTCGGTCACGGTCGGTTCCTGGTCAGCCCTCATCAACTTCGCGTACTCCCCGTCGGCCTCCCAGAGCGATTCGTGGGTGCCGCGCTCCAGAACCCGCCCCTGTTGCAGGACGATGATCTCGTCGCAGTCGCGAACGGTGCTCAACCGGTGTGCGACGATGACCGCCGTGCACCCACGCATCCTGAGCCGTTCCATGACAATGGCTTCGGTCTCTGCATCCAGCGCGCTCGTGGCCTCGTCGAGTACCAGGACCGAGGGGTTGTGGACCAGTGAGCGGGCGATCTCCAGTCGCTGACACTGGCCGCCACTCAGGTTTCCCCCGCCTTCGAGCAGTTCGCCGTCGTAACCACCGTCCAGGCCGCGGATGGCCTCGTCGATGGCGGCGTCCTCGCATGCCCGGATCAGGTCTGCGTCCGGGACGGTGTCGTCCCAGAGCGTCAGGTTGTCGCGAACGCTGCCGCTGAACAGGTTCAGGTCCTGATCAACCGTGGCGAAGGAATTCACGAGCACATCCTCGGGGACCGCCTGGCGCGGAATGTCATCCAGGCGTACCTCGCCCTCCCAGGGCTCGTACTCGCCGCTGATCAGCTTGGAGATGGTTGTCTTTCCCGATCCGCTGCCGCCCACCAGCGCCACACGTGACCCGGGATCTATGCGCAGGTTGAAATGCTCGATCAGCGGTTTGTCCAGGGGACTGTAGCCGAAGGTGACATCGCGCAGTTCCACGTAACCCTTCAGACGAACCAAGGGTTCGCCGTTTTCATCCACGGTGACCGGAGAGACATCGGGCTTCGGTACGGGGTACTGCAGGACATCGTCTACCCGGTTCAGATCTCCGCGCAATTCCTGCATGATGCTGCCGAGACCCAGCAGGTTGGCGATGGGGGAAAGGAAATTTGACATCAGCAACTGAAACGCCACCAGCATGCCGATGGTGAGGTCTCCGCCGATGATCCGAAAACCGCCGATCACGAGGATTGCCGTGGTCGTCAGCGTGTTCAGAAGCACAGGGACAGTACTCAGGGTCTGGTTCGAGATTTCGAGGTCCTGCCCGGCGTTGACACCCTTGGTGTAGTACCCGGACCAGGTTCCGAAAAAGCCGTTCTCGAGCCCGCCGGCCTTCAGGGTCTCCATGCCCTGCAACCCCGCCATCGCGGTTCCCTGCGCCTTTCCCTGTTCCTGGAGCACCCGCATGTTCGCCTCCACCCGATGCGCAGACACCCAGCGAAGGACCGCCACGTTGATCAGCGCAAAGGACACGCCAATCATCGTGAGCAGGGGATCGTAGTAGAGCATCAGCAGGGCGTAGAAACCGACCATGACGACATCGATGGCGGTCTGCGCGAGCTGTCCCGACATCACGTCGGCGAGCTTGTTGTTGATCTGACTTCGATTCGCGACCTCACCGGCGAATCGCTGTGCGTAGAATTTCGAGGGTAGTCGCAGCAAATGCCACATATAACTGCTCGACAACCGGACAGAGAGATTGATCTTCAGGCGCCGCAGGTAGCGCAGCTGGAGAAACCTCAGGACGGCCTGAAGTCCCATTCCCACGATCATGGCCAGAATCAGCGGCTGTAACCAGTGCGTATGTCCGGCGACAATGATCTGGTCGATAAAGATCTGGCTGAACGCGGGAATGGTCAACCCCGGGATCACGAGAAGCAGTCCCGCCAGCACGCAGTAGGCCAGCGCGCCGGTCGTGCCGGACAGACGCTCGGTGATCGCCCGGACGACACTCGGCACTTTCCCTCCGGGCTCGAAGTCCGGACCGGGTTTCATCGTCAGGACAACGCCGGTAAACGCGCGCTCGAATTCCTCCATGGTGACTGTGCGGTGGCCCATGGCGGGGTCGTTGATGTACGCCTTGTCTTTCCCGAACCCCTCCAGGACCACGAAATGGTTGAAATTCCAGAACAGGATAGCTGGCAGATCGAGCGCGAACAGGTCCTCGACCTGTTTGCTGTAACCCCGGGCATCCATCCCGTAGCGTCTCGCGGCCTTCACCACGTTGGACGCCTTGCTACCGTCGCGGGAAACGCCACAATCGCCGCGCAGGGTAGCGAGCGGCACGATTCGGCCGTAATAGCCGAGGACCATGGCAAGCGTCGCCGCACCGCATTCGACGGCCTCGAGTTGCAGTATGGTCGGGGTCCTGACCCGACGCGATTTGACCGGGCTTTCCGGACCGGTTTCAGTCGCCACCCAAGCCCCTCAGAATCGGAATGACGAAGGTGATGGGCCGACGCCGTTCCACCGTCGCCTGAATGGTCGCGGTCGTTCCTGTCGTGACTTCTACCTCGGGCCCACGGCCCGAGGTCCAGCGATAACCGGAAAACGACTCGTCATCGGTCTCCAGGTTCGCCATGACGCCGATCCTGGTGGTGTTGCGGGCGAGCTCCACCGCGATCTCGCGACTCCCGACCACGCTGGTGATCGCGTCGACCGATACCGGGAACGGCGAGACGGATTCGATCTTGCCGAGCAGGCTGCCGTACCTGGCGCGCTCGACAGTGACGGGAGAAACCTGTACCTCGTCGCCCGCCTCGAGCTTCTTGCCGTCCGCGACGGAGAAGTAGGTGGCCGCGACCAGTTTCGCACC
Proteins encoded:
- a CDS encoding NHLP family bacteriocin export ABC transporter peptidase/permease/ATPase subunit, encoding MATETGPESPVKSRRVRTPTILQLEAVECGAATLAMVLGYYGRIVPLATLRGDCGVSRDGSKASNVVKAARRYGMDARGYSKQVEDLFALDLPAILFWNFNHFVVLEGFGKDKAYINDPAMGHRTVTMEEFERAFTGVVLTMKPGPDFEPGGKVPSVVRAITERLSGTTGALAYCVLAGLLLVIPGLTIPAFSQIFIDQIIVAGHTHWLQPLILAMIVGMGLQAVLRFLQLRYLRRLKINLSVRLSSSYMWHLLRLPSKFYAQRFAGEVANRSQINNKLADVMSGQLAQTAIDVVMVGFYALLMLYYDPLLTMIGVSFALINVAVLRWVSAHRVEANMRVLQEQGKAQGTAMAGLQGMETLKAGGLENGFFGTWSGYYTKGVNAGQDLEISNQTLSTVPVLLNTLTTTAILVIGGFRIIGGDLTIGMLVAFQLLMSNFLSPIANLLGLGSIMQELRGDLNRVDDVLQYPVPKPDVSPVTVDENGEPLVRLKGYVELRDVTFGYSPLDKPLIEHFNLRIDPGSRVALVGGSGSGKTTISKLISGEYEPWEGEVRLDDIPRQAVPEDVLVNSFATVDQDLNLFSGSVRDNLTLWDDTVPDADLIRACEDAAIDEAIRGLDGGYDGELLEGGGNLSGGQCQRLEIARSLVHNPSVLVLDEATSALDAETEAIVMERLRMRGCTAVIVAHRLSTVRDCDEIIVLQQGRVLERGTHESLWEADGEYAKLMRADQEPTVTEGGGEAVAKYA